One segment of bacterium DNA contains the following:
- a CDS encoding right-handed parallel beta-helix repeat-containing protein, which yields MCDRMTAIYIFAVLCLSCIAGPASSSIWYVKWNSTGNESGYTWANSFHAISDAIDAAIPGDEIWVAGDITHPYKECIILPSGVALYGGFAGSESAKNQRNWLANNTIIDGNQAGTVITIPDSAISTTRIDGFTIQNGKYSTSDTGSGIHCLYAGSPVIAHNTITGNNASNGGGIYCSGASPTIINNLIVGNEAGDGGGIYCTSYSSPIIANNTILSNTSLCLGGAIYSFASSPSISNNIVVFNSSGIYRYGGLPVLRNNDFYQNIYTDYDGISAGDGDISVDPQFADYCYHIKSTSPCVDAGIIVDGVSDDIDGQGRYSGTSFDIGADEYSAPIEVKKARDGNSVVLNNVVITASFDDCCYVETTDRTMGIRVENSASSYRILPNTLVNVIGQCNTNENGERYIAAAIINQTKFSYQLKPLGLSNSSIGNGSLGYQRGVYGWIIRLDAEKKPYRVWGPVSGLNNIGLLIKTWGKVTDKEQDTATWFTIDDGSDLDIKCTCSSGVSVNVGDSVFVTGVVSCEKVGGELRPVIRMRGSSDLAWGDK from the coding sequence ATGTGTGATAGGATGACTGCAATATACATCTTCGCTGTGTTATGTCTCTCTTGTATTGCCGGACCTGCTTCGTCCAGCATATGGTATGTGAAATGGAATTCCACAGGTAATGAGTCGGGTTATACCTGGGCAAACTCTTTTCATGCCATATCAGACGCGATCGATGCTGCCATCCCAGGTGATGAAATATGGGTTGCAGGCGATATCACTCATCCTTACAAGGAATGTATCATACTTCCATCGGGTGTTGCGTTATATGGCGGATTTGCCGGCAGCGAGAGCGCAAAAAATCAAAGAAACTGGCTTGCCAACAATACAATCATTGACGGTAATCAGGCGGGCACAGTCATAACTATACCTGATTCTGCGATCTCTACCACACGTATAGATGGGTTTACAATACAAAACGGGAAATATTCAACCTCCGATACAGGCAGCGGGATACATTGCCTTTATGCTGGGTCGCCTGTTATAGCCCACAACACAATTACCGGTAACAATGCCAGTAATGGCGGCGGAATTTATTGCTCAGGTGCTTCTCCGACGATAATTAACAACTTGATAGTAGGCAATGAGGCGGGCGATGGCGGCGGTATATACTGCACAAGTTATTCATCACCTATCATTGCAAACAACACTATTTTGTCGAACACATCATTGTGTTTGGGTGGTGCAATATATAGCTTTGCTTCTTCGCCGTCTATATCCAACAATATAGTGGTATTCAACAGTTCGGGAATTTATCGATACGGCGGATTACCTGTCTTGCGGAACAACGATTTTTATCAGAATATTTATACCGATTATGATGGCATATCTGCCGGAGATGGCGATATTTCGGTAGATCCGCAGTTCGCTGATTATTGCTATCACATCAAATCGACCTCACCTTGTGTCGATGCAGGCATAATAGTGGATGGTGTATCTGATGACATAGATGGACAGGGGCGCTATTCAGGCACATCGTTTGATATTGGCGCGGATGAATATTCGGCTCCTATCGAAGTTAAGAAAGCGAGAGACGGCAATAGCGTTGTGCTGAATAACGTGGTTATCACTGCATCATTTGACGACTGTTGTTATGTTGAGACCACCGATCGCACGATGGGAATCAGGGTGGAAAATTCTGCTTCTAGCTATAGAATTTTACCGAATACGCTGGTTAATGTGATTGGGCAGTGCAACACAAATGAGAACGGAGAGCGCTACATTGCAGCAGCCATAATCAACCAGACTAAGTTTAGTTATCAGTTGAAACCGTTGGGCTTAAGCAACAGCAGCATTGGTAATGGATCACTCGGATATCAGAGAGGCGTTTATGGCTGGATTATCAGACTGGATGCGGAAAAGAAACCTTATCGTGTATGGGGGCCTGTATCCGGCCTGAATAACATCGGCCTCCTGATTAAAACATGGGGTAAGGTGACAGATAAGGAGCAAGACACAGCTACATGGTTCACGATTGATGACGGCAGCGACCTTGATATCAAGTGTACCTGCTCCAGTGGCGTGAGCGTGAATGTTGGAGATTCGGTGTTCGTCACTGGCGTTGTGTCGTGTGAAAAAGTCGGAGGTGAATTGCGTCCTGTAATTAGGATGCGAGGGTCCTCTGATCTTGCTTGGGGCGATAAATGA
- a CDS encoding beta-galactosidase — protein MHRTLLIIACVFCMVCVASVAIADTRTDLQVIKLSLPTIKTKLDRIKASGQDISYPMVSYTVLENFVDYALTDVDTNATLAATELSELQTIKSDLDQQIAQALAGSLVFPILPRWTGDTRPVISGGSFMAPTITFGSDCREIRPVFFTGFGHFGQVRADMEKWPNYGINMVQFEIGPWSLYGDGTEINPPDLTPVQSIKADLDRAQKAGVAVNLLISPHYFPAWMKAKYPELVKSRSGFIAFCIHAPSGQEFLKEYITELITPIKNHPALHSICLTNEPVNIEEPCEYATAAFHTWLWKRHVSVDLLNRRWGTNYASFDDITIPISGLSAVTTPMGRWADYVRWNQEYFAGWHKILADAVHAVAPNLPVHAKVQDWTFGNKSQMICGNDPYLYAGISQINGNDGSNYYVDPSPYFNEWLGCYMYADLQRSMKDAPVFNSENHMVGDYSLETVLWRHMRTALWQEAIHGQSATTLWVWERSGTPDSQIYGHYMYRPLCTKAVGIVNCDLNRAAKEVTALQSLPEQVDLLYSTSSLIWDTGNEYDYLTMRAYNALVFSKVRTGFISERQLEDGILPKAPVLVVPNAKHLSNAAFATLKNYTGRIIYLVNSSLLAYDEYDKPRSETLNATVLSFTSASAANITALYKVLSPQLISWGIKPKITMTDTAGNQLMAVEYLEASTADGIIVDMCNYYDGSVNVRLSRDGEPVTAVDVLTGETVTGIITLETLEFRLLKIAN, from the coding sequence ATGCATAGAACGTTACTTATTATTGCTTGTGTTTTTTGCATGGTTTGTGTGGCTTCTGTAGCTATTGCAGATACAAGAACTGATCTGCAAGTCATCAAGTTATCCCTGCCTACTATTAAGACGAAGCTGGACAGGATCAAAGCCAGTGGGCAGGATATCTCATATCCGATGGTGAGTTATACAGTGCTTGAGAATTTTGTGGATTATGCGCTGACGGATGTAGATACTAATGCCACGCTGGCGGCGACTGAACTGTCTGAACTACAGACGATTAAAAGCGACCTTGATCAGCAGATTGCCCAGGCTTTAGCGGGCAGCCTGGTTTTTCCCATACTCCCCAGGTGGACAGGAGACACAAGACCTGTAATAAGCGGCGGTTCATTTATGGCTCCAACCATTACTTTCGGCAGCGATTGTCGCGAAATACGCCCGGTCTTCTTTACCGGATTTGGTCACTTTGGGCAGGTTAGAGCGGATATGGAAAAGTGGCCGAATTATGGGATCAATATGGTCCAGTTTGAAATTGGACCATGGAGCCTATATGGTGATGGAACAGAGATAAACCCACCTGACCTGACGCCTGTCCAAAGCATTAAGGCAGACCTGGACAGAGCACAGAAGGCCGGTGTAGCAGTGAATCTTCTTATAAGCCCGCATTATTTTCCTGCTTGGATGAAAGCTAAATATCCAGAACTTGTGAAGTCTCGCAGCGGGTTTATAGCGTTCTGTATCCATGCGCCTTCCGGTCAGGAATTTCTGAAGGAGTATATCACGGAATTGATAACTCCGATCAAAAATCATCCTGCCCTTCACAGCATTTGTTTGACGAACGAGCCGGTGAATATCGAGGAGCCCTGCGAATATGCGACTGCTGCGTTCCATACATGGCTGTGGAAGCGCCATGTGAGCGTAGACCTCCTTAACAGACGTTGGGGGACGAACTATGCCAGTTTTGATGACATTACAATTCCAATTTCGGGTTTGAGTGCAGTTACCACACCTATGGGACGTTGGGCTGATTATGTGCGGTGGAACCAGGAATACTTCGCTGGCTGGCATAAGATACTTGCCGATGCCGTTCATGCCGTAGCTCCCAATCTGCCAGTTCACGCAAAGGTTCAGGATTGGACTTTTGGCAACAAAAGCCAGATGATCTGTGGCAACGATCCATATTTATATGCAGGCATATCCCAGATCAACGGCAATGATGGTTCCAATTACTACGTCGATCCATCTCCCTACTTTAACGAATGGCTGGGCTGTTACATGTATGCCGATCTCCAGCGGTCTATGAAAGATGCTCCGGTCTTTAATTCTGAAAACCATATGGTTGGGGATTACAGTCTCGAAACTGTGTTGTGGAGGCATATGCGTACTGCTCTTTGGCAGGAGGCAATCCATGGGCAGAGCGCAACAACTCTTTGGGTTTGGGAGCGTTCCGGCACTCCCGACAGCCAGATATATGGCCATTATATGTACCGGCCTTTATGCACAAAAGCAGTTGGTATTGTAAACTGTGATCTGAACCGTGCCGCGAAAGAGGTTACCGCTTTGCAGAGTCTTCCCGAGCAGGTCGACCTCCTTTATTCCACAAGTTCGCTGATTTGGGATACCGGCAACGAATATGACTACCTTACGATGCGGGCATATAATGCTTTGGTTTTCAGCAAGGTGAGAACAGGCTTTATATCTGAAAGGCAGTTGGAAGACGGGATTCTGCCGAAGGCACCGGTGCTCGTGGTCCCGAATGCCAAACACCTGTCAAACGCAGCGTTTGCGACACTCAAAAATTACACAGGACGCATAATATATCTGGTCAATTCATCTCTTCTGGCTTATGACGAGTATGACAAACCCAGATCTGAAACATTGAACGCTACTGTCCTTTCCTTCACTTCAGCGTCTGCTGCAAATATAACGGCACTATACAAGGTCCTGTCACCTCAACTCATTTCCTGGGGGATAAAACCCAAGATTACAATGACGGATACGGCAGGCAATCAGTTAATGGCGGTTGAGTATCTGGAAGCCAGTACCGCTGACGGCATAATCGTGGATATGTGCAACTACTATGATGGGTCTGTCAATGTGAGATTGTCCAGAGATGGTGAGCCTGTTACTGCCGTTGATGTTCTTACCGGCGAAACCGTGACTGGAATTATTACGCTCGAAACGCTTGAGTTCCGGTTGCTGAAGATTGCCAACTGA
- a CDS encoding radical SAM protein, with amino-acid sequence MANIFLTPHCGRNCAFCFAKEGPWSDEYQARELSLDEVECILETGDRSVCTECGFIGGEPLTYKNLSKVIRMCLDRGIRAKVFTSGSCVCPEGMDEFVGVENLSFIVNVSPPHTYEETRMKNLDAFFKTFGGACTLSYTLSPSQPDGRYLVDYILKYGLSKHIRVGIAVPMIGGGNEHVAPTKFREAALAFIDLARYAARFNISLGTDCGFVACMFTEREIGELQWLGAKLIFTCGPVMDIGPDYEVWHCFPLARIMRVKMEDNKMPIGAFKDAAQTLREHFRAGVFERCSICDFRRKGICMGGCLGHIIPSVNEGISALSG; translated from the coding sequence ATGGCAAACATATTTCTAACCCCCCATTGCGGTCGGAATTGCGCTTTCTGCTTTGCGAAAGAAGGCCCATGGTCGGATGAATATCAGGCGCGTGAACTGAGCCTGGATGAAGTCGAATGCATTCTGGAGACGGGCGACAGGTCTGTATGCACTGAATGCGGCTTCATAGGCGGAGAACCACTGACCTACAAAAACCTCTCCAAGGTCATCAGAATGTGTCTTGACAGAGGGATTCGTGCAAAGGTGTTCACCAGCGGCAGTTGCGTATGTCCCGAGGGTATGGACGAATTCGTCGGTGTCGAAAACCTGAGCTTCATTGTAAACGTCAGCCCACCTCACACATATGAAGAGACTCGAATGAAGAACCTTGATGCTTTTTTCAAAACATTTGGAGGAGCATGCACACTGTCATATACTCTTTCGCCGTCACAGCCCGATGGACGATATTTGGTGGACTATATTCTCAAATATGGACTATCCAAGCATATCCGGGTGGGCATCGCGGTCCCTATGATAGGCGGGGGAAATGAGCACGTTGCGCCAACCAAATTCAGGGAAGCTGCGCTGGCATTTATCGATCTTGCACGATATGCCGCAAGGTTCAATATATCTTTGGGCACGGACTGCGGGTTCGTGGCGTGTATGTTTACGGAGCGCGAGATCGGTGAACTGCAGTGGCTGGGAGCAAAACTCATATTCACATGCGGTCCTGTGATGGATATCGGTCCCGATTATGAAGTGTGGCACTGTTTCCCGCTGGCCAGGATAATGCGGGTCAAAATGGAAGACAACAAGATGCCGATTGGTGCTTTCAAAGACGCGGCACAGACCTTGAGGGAGCATTTCAGAGCAGGTGTCTTCGAGAGATGCTCAATATGCGACTTTCGCAGGAAAGGCATATGCATGGGAGGGTGTTTGGGCCACATCATCCCGAGCGTCAATGAAGGAATCTCTGCTTTGTCCGGTTAG